The stretch of DNA CAACTGTCCTATCGGTCCCTCGCCAGACAGTCGCTCGCTCCGACTGGGTCGCAACACGGCAAAGCCCCGTCCGCTTTACAGCGGACGGGGATCCCGAGGATGTTGGCTACCGCTGGAACGCGGCCTGAAGCGCCTGGAAGGTCGAGTTGTCGATCGGCTGACGCGGGCCGAAGGCCCCTTCAAAGATGCCTCCCTGCCCGGAGGGGATGGCATAGAACACTCCCGGACCGATGAGGTACCAGACGTTGTTCGGAGCCGCGTAGACCTTCGTGTCAGTCTGCTTGCCGCCCACGAAGTAGTCGCGGGCACGAGTGAAGTCCGGGTCGCTCAGTGGAACGCGGTCTCGTCCTGCCAGGGCCACATAGAGGTCCCCCTGTCCGCTCGGGATAACGTCCCACCGCCCCTGATCAGCAGCAACCCACTGGTTCGTCGCCGTATTGGCAAGTACGATCATTCCATCACCTTTCGTTGTTGTTGGAACTGAATTGCCGCTCCCCGGAGGCGGCGCTTGATCACCGAGCACGTACTCGAAGTGCCACGGCTCTTGATACGAGAAGCCGTCACCGGCCGGCACCCAGCCAAACCGTGGGCCATTGGCATTTGCCCAATCCTTTTCGGCGGTCCCGTAAGAGTTCACACCAGACCCGAAGTCGCACGCCAGAGCCCATCCGTGGTTCGACGTGCCTGGCGCCGCAGCCAAGTTCCCGGTTCCGTTTTGGTACGCGTTCCAGAGCGTCTGCTGACGTTCGTAGGTGCGATAGCCCTCCGTGATTGAGAGAGCCTTCCCGAACCGCCCTCGAAACTCCGCGCTGAAGTTGTTATATGCGACTGCCGCATCGTTCCTCAGGTATCCGCCGATCGAAGCGGGGACTGGAGTCAGAGCGCTAAGCGGAATCTTGCCGTTCTCGTAGCCGCCCCACCTCCCGATAGCCGCCACTGGAGCCGCTTCCCCGAGAATTGCTGCAGCCGCTGCGGATCCCACCGTGGCGGTAAGAATTGCCAGCATTCCGCGACGCGATATGCCGGACTTAGTAATGTCCAGATTCACACAGTCCCCTCAAAATTCATCCACCCACTGCCAGACATGATGATATTGCGTCGGAAGGTACGGCGGGGTCGGTACTTCTGAGGACCAGGCTTTGTCCCCCGGGAAACAAAAGGACGCGATTCCTGAGCGTGAGCGCTTGATGACACTGTCGGCGGACTCGGTGATCCTGGCGGCATGAACGAGCACCCGTGGGCGCCGCTCGAGCACCAGGACGTCCCGATCTACGCCGCCGACTCGCTGCCCCTCGACCGGATCGGCAGCCCTGATCCCGTCGACCCGCCGCAGCCCGTCACCGTGCGCGACCTCCGCTTCGACCAGATCGGCGTGCTCGCCGAGGTGAAGGCGTTCGCCGTCGCCCGGTCCGAAGTCGCCGTGTTCGTCGAGATCTCGTGGCAGGGACGGCTGCAGCGCGCGTGGGTGCCCCGCGATGCCGTCACCATTCGCACGCTCCGCCCGCGCGACCGCTTATGGCGAAGCGACGCCGTGACCGGTGGACGCTCGGCGACGCGAACTCGCTCCCCGAGCTCGCCCGCGGCGGGCCCGAGGTAGACCTGCCTGCGCCGGACCCGGTGCTCGCCTGGGTGCAGTTCCCCGACCGGATCCTCGAGGTCGAAGGGCGAGCACTCGCGTACACGGACCGCGCAGTGCTCGTCGAGTGGGGCTTCGGGCAAGGCGCCGACTGAGCGTGGGTCTGGCGCGACGCCGTCGTTGGACATCGGCGTGCCATGGACTAGGCACACGGCTGCTGAGCCGACGTCTGTTACCTTGGCGTCACTGTTTCGGGGAGGACAGCGATGACAGACGACCGGCCCCGCCATCCCGACAAGGACGTCGAGAAGTTCCTTCGGGA from Curtobacterium sp. SGAir0471 encodes:
- a CDS encoding M15 family metallopeptidase — its product is MNLDITKSGISRRGMLAILTATVGSAAAAAILGEAAPVAAIGRWGGYENGKIPLSALTPVPASIGGYLRNDAAVAYNNFSAEFRGRFGKALSITEGYRTYERQQTLWNAYQNGTGNLAAAPGTSNHGWALACDFGSGVNSYGTAEKDWANANGPRFGWVPAGDGFSYQEPWHFEYVLGDQAPPPGSGNSVPTTTKGDGMIVLANTATNQWVAADQGRWDVIPSGQGDLYVALAGRDRVPLSDPDFTRARDYFVGGKQTDTKVYAAPNNVWYLIGPGVFYAIPSGQGGIFEGAFGPRQPIDNSTFQALQAAFQR